Genomic segment of Harmonia axyridis chromosome 6, icHarAxyr1.1, whole genome shotgun sequence:
CGATTAATGTTTCAGTATAACAAgttttcattcaatgaatacAAAATCATAACATTACACTAACCTATAACCAGAATCAAGAATAGATAGCCAATCAAAAATGAACAAACTAAAAACTTCTTACAATACTTTTGAAATGatatttgaataatcaatgcaTCATAATGGAACATATGTACCCTTTGGTAAAACCAGGAGTACCATCAACTGATCGATACCATTTGGATATTGTTCCCAAATGTGGTAAACTGTCATTGAAGGTTTTTCTAACATAGTTATATGCCTTCGGTGAATAAAATGCCAAAGTCAATGCAAATGATCGCAAGCTTGgttcatatttttgccttgtGGGGCCTCGCAACATTCTCTTAAACAAATCTCCAGCTGTTTTGGGGATTGATGCctgtaaaaattaaaattttcaatcaataagAATAAATAGAGAATTGTGATTTGAAGGAGTCAAGCTCAATGGCTCTTGCCTTGAAAATAGAGAACTCAGGGGCACAAAACACACACTGGTTCTTTTTAGGTTACATGCCTGTGTTCCGTGCTTCTTAGTTACTCACACGGTCAAACCGAAAGTCGTAATTTTATACAGATATTagtacctatatatatatatatatatatatatatatatatatatatatatatatatatatatattcaaattgatAGAAACAGCctcaatgaaatgaaacaaatgtTCCACTATAAATTCTATGTCAAAAACTTTAAaactatcaatattttttatctatATTGCAGAAAAGGTTATtgtgaagaaaatttcaatagttatgttaAAATATTAGGTTGGTTAGTTGAAAGACTTTTTTCATAATTGCTTACCAATAATGTGTGTTCTGATTCCTCTGATAAACGAaacttttcattcaaaaatgacaCCAAACTTTTCAATGATGTTATTCGAAGCCTTTGACGACGGACCTTATTTTGAAGAGAATGTATTCTCACTTTTTGTTTTCTGACAATTTTCTTTATACCGTGAAAACTTTTCCTTCGCTTCTCTGGTGTCGAGAAATCACTGCTCGACAAATCGCCAAAATAGCTCCTCTttctgtaatgaataaaatttagtcAACTCTTATACTTCAATATGCATATGATGGGATGATTCATATTATCAAATAACattgtggaaatttttttttaatcatgaaGCTTCCTGAAATACctaccttttttttcttggaacaTTTTGGGATGATGGTTCAACAAAAATTGTCTTAGAAAGTTCGTTTTCACACTCTGAGGCTGTAAGAGTAACTGAAGATGAAGCAGTAAGAGTTGCTCAAGATGATGATGAGCTTTTAGACAGAGCTTCAACATCAAACTGGTTACTTGCCACTCCAAACAACCTAAAAATAGcaagtaaataaaaaattatccagAAGCAATTGTTTGAGGTTAAATGGTTAAGATGTGGaagcaaaaaattttaatttttgtctcAAGAACTCACATTGTCTCTGTAGTTGGGCTGATACGACTATCTTCTTGTTCGGATACTGTGtctgaactgaaaaatatttccgaaacattaaaaataatatatatcgaTACTAATAGTAGAATGAATATAAAGACTCAGTAACACCATTATAAAATCAAGTATGTTTAAAATAGTtactatttatattatattattatcacaataaattatatatatatatatatatatatattcttttgagatagagcaatacaacaAATTATCAACATCAAACAACAAAACATATTGTGTAGAaataatctcagtattagcagaggaatatttttttttaaatcatattacctttcatttgaaatcTCGAATGTTGTATGATAAGGTAATGGGACAACATCTGGCTTGAGGAATTTTCTATTTGGCCTTATTTCAATATTGTCTGGATTGAAATGGTTCGAACAAATAAATACTAACTTCTTAGTGAAATTAACGCTTTCAAATCCAAGGAGCGAAGCCCAAATTCCTCTCTTTTCGGTATCAGATGGAAatctgaaatgaatattcaatcacATTATTCTAATTCTACATAATTTTATCTACCTACGTCACTGgattatatgacatttttttactTACTTATGAAAAGATAAATCCGGATGGGAAATCTTACTTTTCTTACAAATTTCACACTGACGAatcatatttaaatatatattcaattaaattcaGCCTAAAACGCTCAAATCACGAAATAAATATTAGAGCacactaatttatttccttaaatctCCTTAAATATCTCAGGACTCGACCTGACAACGATGCAACCAATGTGACAGACCACGTGAAAGAAACCTGCCATCTTGACAATTTGCCGTCATAAAATAAGAACAGTGTTGCCGCACTTCCCTAGACGCCGAATCATTCAAGGGTTGCGTTCTTAAATTTACTCCGAGTAAGCCGTGATACTCGAAGAGCATACTCGGAGGAAGGAATAGTACGTTTGTGAACGCTTTTGAGTAATCATAGCTTACTCGGAGTAAGTTTAAGAACGCATAGACATGAACTGCGGACGAAGTTTTGAACCGAAACATCAGCCCAAATGATAAATCTGGCAACAGTGCTTTCCATCAGAGAAATAGACCAGATTACAGTCGGCCAGTACAAATAGTGGACTAGTGAATGTTGGCCTCACTTTCAAATGTAAACAATCAGGTCTCTTTTGATACGTCTATGGTTTACACCTTACACCGCACGCTCCGCACCGGTGGGCGTATACCGAACGCAGtattagtccttagttcttaggtacggtgcataaatccaccataagatgcatagaaaacctgttttgttctacttatacctgtaaaaatttcagacaaaactggagatttttcagatttatacctaccatggttcagatggcgcatatatcgtttatatttgatatttctctcgagtctcggctctcgtgacctttgaatATACAGCTATAATATTTTAGATTCaatgctcgtaacaatcttctatactctgtcattatattccattgatttcatcaaaaattcgatagaaactgaattgtaatttattgtgaaagtttgcagtgtctaaaatctgTATTTCATTCTTAAACGGCGTCAGACAGATACCGcgaattcgaacaattctgaagagcgccacctctCAGAACTCTtgtaagcagaacaccaaagcaataACCTTACACgataatctacatggaagaaagtaaatatttttaatttgcgaatgaaaaaatcgCACTCTACTTTTCGTTTTTTGCAAAAATGgatgatatgtactttgaaCAAAGCATAATATTCGTGAAagaaatctatcaaaaatcACCACAAatgaggtaaaactataatatCGTGAAAGTTGttgtacagtgctgccctctatttatttgcttcgaaaagagAAAGGAGATGGACTATCTCTAAAAGTCtggaacaaaatcgaatcagtacacacacataccagggattctatgcatcttagtttaaAGTAagagtaagatgtctaaaacactggtgtgctcacttactcCTGAAAAACCTTCAGATCAAaagggaccagccttcttgttttttaaattttaatggtattggtcctttttcacttgatttccgcatcgtttcttatggcAGCGCTCTCGTCTTCATAGATAAGTAGATATAGATGTGCAACTCCCGATCGAAGCGCCTCCAATCGAAGTCAACGAAGTGACAGCCAACtaagaaaaaaggttttttgaaAGCCCATAATACAGATAGTACCGATAGTGGTGCCATCTATTAGCAAATTGGGTAGTGTAGCCTTTAATCAGGGTGAAATTTTAATTCCAAAAAAagtataattgatttatttcgtCTAAATGATAAATACACACAATACATAGATCATTAAAGATTTTACAAAGcaaagtataaaaaaaatgactTCTTTATATACCCCAAGAAGACATTTCGGAAGGAACAAAAAGGGTGACACGATCAAAGGTAGATAGGACATCTGATGTTATATTAGAGAATCCAGTAGTGCCTGTTATTGATTTGTCTGATTCAGTTGATAAAATTGAGGAACTTCCAACCAGGAGTACGAGGACTCGTACTAAAAAGAAAGCAGAATCTGCTTCAgttgaaaatacaaaaacaaaaaatgcttCAGATACCAAAGAAGATACTGAATTGTCTGAACCTCCTGTAAGAACAACaagaacaaaaagaaaaagatcaAAGTCAAATTCTACTACAGATGAACCATTGCATAAAGATGAGTCTTGCATTGGCGCTGGAAATGAAACAATCACAAACATATCTGCACATACTGAATATGAAGATACAGTTTCACAATTTGAAAATAGGCCAAATGCAACATTTATTGTTTCTATGGAAGGTGATTCTAATGAGGAACAAATCAAACTCGGAGGACATATGAATGAAACTGTTGTAATTGATCCTAGCAAGAATCAAGAAATTGCCATGAGTAACACAAATGATTTGATTACGGATGATGAAAGCATAGAGGAACAAGAAACTGCTATTGTGAAACAACAAAAGATCAAAAAAGATAACTCTTATGAAAACAGTCCTGTTAAGAAGAAAGTGgaagtttttgaaaatttacagaaaaacaaaaatataactaCTTCAAAATTGAACGCTAGCAATATTTTGAGAGAACTGGAAGGCAATAAGGGAAATGTTAAAGAAAAAGCTAAAGGATTTTTTGCTCAAAATTCCATAGGTGTCACCAAAACTAATCCTCCAAGTGCATCAGAACTGAGACAAGCCATGAATgaagaaagaaagaagaaatatgAAGAGAAAGTTAAGAGAGTACTACAACATCAGAAGGAAACTATGGAGAAGGAAAAAGAAAAAGTGTTGGAATTACAACGAATCAAGGAAGAGAGATATAAAATGGTCCTTCAGCAAAAGGAAGAGAAACAGAGATTGCTTAAAGAAGAGAATGAAAGGAAAAGACAACTGGCCAAGCAAAGGgcagaagaaaaaagaaaagaggAAGAAGCATTGAGAATAGCAGCACAAgagaaaaaagaacaaaaaagaaAGATAGAAGGCGATATTCCAAAGAAATTTGGTAAAATGATCCCAATATATATGCATCAACCAACACCACCTTTACCATGTTACGATTGTTATGATTCAGATGATGAAcgttatacagaaagaaagaatATACCTGTGTGGGCCTCAAAAACAAATGTGAGAAAATGGGATTACATTCAAATGGGAATAggacacaaaataaaaaatacaatgTTCTGTTGTCACTCACAGAATGTAGATCTaaaagaagttttccaaaggatTGATCCCAAAAACCTCTCTGTTTTATAATAAATCGTTCCTTCAAGGAGGGCATTTTTCCTGATCAACTGAAAATTGCCTTGGTGAAACCGTTGTACAAGAAGGGACCTATCGGGGATCCGAATAGCTACAGACCAATCAGCATATTGCCATCGTTCTCAAAAATCTTTGAGAAAATCTTGACAAatagattaatgattttttttcataagtttaATATTATTTCAGTGCATCAACATGGCTTTGtgaaaaacagaaatatagAAACTGCGGTCTATGAGCTGATTAAGGAAGTTCTCGTGACCATTGAACAAGATGAGGTTCCCATGGGCTTATTCTTGGACCTGTCGAAGGCCTTTGATTGTGTGGAGCATAAAAGACTGTTGGAAATTTTAGATGACTGTGGAGTAAGAGACAATCAGTTGAGACTCATTGAGAGTTATTTGTCATCCAGGAAACAAATGGTTGTCATGGAGGTGGATGGTGAGCTTCTTATATCGGATGAAAGAGAGATATCTATGGGCGTGCCATAGGGTAGCATTCCAGGACCTGCACTTTTTATTGTGTACATAAACCGGTTACCAAAGGCTAGAGTTGCAGTGAGACATTCAATGGGTATGTTCGCAGACGACACCAATTATCTACTAAAACTCCGTAATGTTTCCACCGCCACCGAGGAATCTAGAGGATTGCTGACGTCTGTAGGAGAATGGTTTTGTAACCACAATCTTCTTTTGAACATTGACAGTGAATGTTTTTTTATAGTGAAAGATCCAAGCTACAATATCCTTTGTCAATTAACATCTCAGGCAAAGATGTCATGGTTGaagatagtgttgtttttctgGGGGGTTGTAGTTGATAAACATCTGAAGTGGGGACCTCATACAGAACAACTTAGAGGAAGACTGAATTCTGTTTGTTACCTGCTTTTCATGTTACGGAATCAGATTGACCTTGAGCTTCTAAAACTGGTGTATTATTCTAATTTTCAGTCCATTTTGTCATACGGTATAATATTCTGGGGTAACTCCTCATATGTGAGTGGTCTTTTTGTTGTGCAAAAGCGAGCTTTGAGAACTGTGTTACATCTTGGATATAGGGAATCATGCAGGGGTTTCTTCAAAAGTAACAATATACTTACAGTTTATGGACTGTACATTTATAGACTGTTAATCTTTGTCAGTAAACATAGCCAGTATTTTGAGCCatataaaaacttgaaaaatacaAGAAGAATGTGTCCTCTTATTGTACCAACACATAAAACTACGttgagagaaaaaaaatgataaatttatggCAATCAGTCTATTTAATGTGTTGCCCTTAAATATCAGATATCTATCGAGTCATATTAAATTTGAGAAGGCCCTATATGTTTTACCACCCTCCCGAACGGGAGCTTGTGTAAAGGCCTCAGCACAGGTCTTATTAAGGTGGAGGTAGCTACGGACAGCCACCCGTACGACCCGATCAAAATACTTCAGATTTCTTAGTAACGACAGGCGATTGGAGCAGATTTAAATATCGAGGGAGGAGATACACCTTCAAGATGTCCAACTTCTGCTGAGGCTTCAGAGGGCTTTTTCCAATCCTCCGGAGCTGAACATCCAACTCGTCCAGCACCGGGTTAGATCTACCCATGATCCCCTATTTCGCACCCAGTTAGCCAAACATCTCTTCCGGCTGCAGTTGCCTGATTGGCTCTATCTAACATGAAGGTCGAGTAATGAATAGTGGCTTCCTAAGGTGAATTAGCAAGAAGTAGCAAGTCGTCGACATAGCCTAAGACTGCTAAGCGGGTTCATTTACAGGCAGACCACCCTCGGCGCTTTGGAGACCACAGATGAACTCGTCGAGGACGAAGTTAAACAGGTATGGGGAATGCGGGTCGCCCTGCTTCACTCCCCTACATATTGGGATCTCTCCAGTAGTATTCCTCCCGAGTTGCACTACGGTAGTGGCATCTTCAAAAGAATCCTCCACAAACCGAACAGTAGTCTCGTCAATGCAAAAATAAATTCAGGGGCATTGTGCCAGCCAGATCCTATGAAAGGTCCAGGCTCTGCAGAAGATGGTCAAGAGGGCTTATGGTGGTGTGTTGTGCCACAAGTGCGTAAAGGAAAAGATCGTCAGAGCTTTCCttcttgaagaacaaaaaattgttatgaaaGCCCAACAGGGTGTAAAAGCTGCTCCCTCTAAGAAATAATATGGAATAAATCCCGAGCCTCTGCATCGCTCTCACGATGGACCGCTGAGAAACAGTGTCGAAGGCTTTACGCACATCGACACTAAGGATGGTATATGCTTTTAAACTCTTTCGTCCCCCGGCGACCTGTCTAAAACCTCTCTGGTTGGGGTGGATTTTAATCCCTCCCAAACGCTTATCCAAGATTCCATGTATCACCCGAGTTACCACCGAGGCGATGGTAATCTGGCGCCAGTTATTTCATCCAGGTCACCCCCCATTCGGTATCAATATCGTCCTGTTCTTCACCGGTGTGAATTtggcagaccgtttccagcagactgtttgacggaaacacccgaaggcggtgaccagtggcgtgcggcaaaaaGGTTCTTGAAATCATCTCTGAAGTTTACTGAGTTGTCTAATTTTATATGCAACATTTCACTGATATAACGTTTTCGTGTAAACCAATGGTtcccaaactttttttttcgtggaCCCCTTTTAAAGCTTCACTAGTTTCGGTGGACCCCCAtcttatatacatataaataatttttttttcagttgaagaattgctTGGAAAACAAAGAAAGGgctataaaattaaattcgGTAACACTGAAGTTTTTACAAAAGGTACAGATAAGAGTATTTGTATGTGAATTAAGGTATAAATTGGAGTTATAGTAAAAACCAAGAGAAGGCTAAAAAATTCGGAATAAACGGATAACGTTTTTGACCATTGACCATGCAAAATCAGgtagtttttatttgaaagcgttgaatattttgaaataacacaataaaattggatatcacaatttaataataataatagcgcCTTAATTGCAAAACAATAATacattatattgttttttttttttgaggattaCATTATGGCACTACGCGCAGTTTGGTGACGAATCCCTgcctatatttttattctttacaatcgaaatcagaaaaattttcgtgGACCCCCATTAAAAACTTGTGGACCCCCATTTGTGCTTCACGACACCGTGGACCCCCTTCGAGACCCCTGTGGACCACCGGGGGTCCACCTGGACCACATTGGGAAACACTGGTGTAAACTTTTCTTTGTCTAAAATCGTGGTGTTGCTAAAGTCGAATTGATGTTTTTCTTTAATTGAATGGATTGAGAGAGCTGTTTTGTCTACGTTACATGCATTTCTTAGATCTGACTCATGTTGTTTTACTCTTTCTCTTACATATTGTCTCGTTTGTCCTATATAGCACTTACAATCACGGCATGGGATCTTATATACTACCTCTGTTTGTTGGAGGGGTTGGATCCTTGAGAGGAGTGAAAAACTTTTTTGTTGTATTCAAATTATAGAAAGCACAACGAAAATTGTATTCTTTGAAAATCTTTTGAATCTTATAAGAAAGGCCAGGTATAAGAGGGAACTAGCATTCATCTCAACATCTAACCTAACATTAGAATTATCTTCTACATTATTCAACTGATCTAAAACTCTATTAATGATCTTATTAATAAAGTATACTGGTCTGATAGGATTTTCTTCACtactttcaaattttcatcattaaaaCTAGGGTCATTAAGTGTCAACGATTTTCTAAGTTATAGGCTACATTTGTTCTTTGGGACACTATGATTACTATAATAATTGAGCAGGCGGTTGGAGTTTGTCAGTTTATAGTACCAATTGAGAGAGAGAGTCTATTATATAGCGATATCGCACAATACTCTGGACTCTTTTGATGTTTTTTCAATCtcataaaaatttttctacTGTGGTATTTATCTCTAGTGTTATAATTCTTTATGTCAGATTGCACGCGATTGTGATAATTTTTATCACAGTTTTATATACAATAAATTCTCAAGTATGAAAATAAATGGAAATGTGAGTTTAGTTGTAGTTAATTGACTTGTTTGCAACATTCTCTATATCCTGTTCCTCCCAGAATCCTAACAGCATGTCTCTGCAGTCTGCAGACTGATTCGCGTTGGCACAGTTTCCCCATACTACAGTGTCTACTAGCATTCATCTCAACATCTAACCTAACATTAGAATTATCTTCTACATTATTCAACTGATCTAAAACTCTATTAATGATCTCATAAATAAAGTATACTGGTCTGATAGGATTCTCTTTACtacttttaaattttcataattaaaacTAGGGTCACTAAGTGTCAACGATTTTCTAAGTTATAGGCTACATTTGTTCTTTGGGACACTATGATTACTATAATAATTGAGCAGGCGGTTGGAGTTTGTCAGTTTATAGTACCAATTGAGAGAGAGAGTCTATTATATAGCGATATCGCACAATACTCTGGACTCTTTTGAGGTTTTTTCAATCtcataaaaatttttctacTGTGGTATTTATCTCTAGTGTTATAATTCTTTATGTCAGATTGCACGCGATTGTGATAATTTTTATCACAGTTTTATATACAATAAATTCTCAAGTATGAAAATAAATGGAAATGTGAGTTTAGTTGTAGTTAATTGACTTGTTTGCAACATTCTCTATATCCTGTTCCTCCCAGAATCCTAACAGCATGTCTCTGCAGTCTGCAGACTGATTCGCGTTGGCACAGTTTCCCCATACTACAGTGTCTACTAGCATTCATCTCAACATCTAACCTAACATTAGAATTATCTTCTACATTATTCAACTGATCTAAAACTCTATTAATGATCTTATTAATAAAGTATACTGGTCTGATAGGATTTTCTTCACtactttcaaattttcatcattaaaaCTAGGGTCATTAAGTGTCAACGATTTTCTAAGTTATAGGCTACATTTGTTCTTTGGGACACTATGATTACTATAATAATTGAGCAGGCGGTTGGAGTTTGTCAGTTTATAGTACCAATTGAGAGAGAGAGTCTATTATATAGCGATATCGCACAATACTCTGGACTCTTTTGAGGTTTTTTCAatctcataaaaatttttttactgtGGTATTTATCTCTAGTGTTATAATTCTTTATGTCAGATTGCACGCGATTGTGATAATTTTTATCACAGTTTTATATACAATAAATTCTCAAGTATGAAAATAAATGGAAATGTGAGTTTAGTTGTAGTTAATTGACTTGTTTGCAACATTCTCTATATCCTGTTCCTCCCAGAATCCTAACAGCATGTCTCTGCAGTCTGCAGACTGATTCGCGTTGGCACAGTTTCCCCATACTACAGTGTCTACTAGCATTCATCTCAACATCTAACCTAACATTAGAATTATCTTCTACATTATTCAACTGATCTAAAACTCTATTAATGATCTTATTAATAAAGTATACTGGTCTGATAGGATTCTCTTCACtactttcaaattttcatcattaaaaCTAGGGTCATTAAGTGTCAACGATTTTCTAAGTTATAGGCTACATTTGTTCTTTGGGACACTATGATTACTATAATAATTGAGCAGGCGGTTGGAGTTTGTCAGTTTATAGTACCAattgag
This window contains:
- the LOC123682619 gene encoding uncharacterized protein LOC123682619, translating into MLSHYLIIQHSRFQMKVQTQYPNKKIVVSAQLQRQCCLEWQVTSLMLKLCLKAHHHLEQLLLLHLQLLLQPQSVKTNFLRQFLLNHHPKMFQEKKERGAILAICRAVISRHQRSEGKVFTV
- the LOC123682394 gene encoding eukaryotic translation initiation factor 5B-like, with the translated sequence YIPQEDISEGTKRVTRSKVDRTSDVILENPVVPVIDLSDSVDKIEELPTRSTRTRTKKKAESASVENTKTKNASDTKEDTELSEPPVRTTRTKRKRSKSNSTTDEPLHKDESCIGAGNETITNISAHTEYEDTVSQFENRPNATFIVSMEGDSNEEQIKLGGHMNETVVIDPSKNQEIAMSNTNDLITDDESIEEQETAIVKQQKIKKDNSYENSPVKKKVEVFENLQKNKNITTSKLNASNILRELEGNKGNVKEKAKGFFAQNSIGVTKTNPPSASELRQAMNEERKKKYEEKVKRVLQHQKETMEKEKEKVLELQRIKEERYKMVLQQKEEKQRLLKEENERKRQLAKQRAEEKRKEEEALRIAAQEKKEQKRKIEGDIPKKFGKMIPIYMHQPTPPLPCYDCYDSDDERYTERKNIPVWASKTNVRKWDYIQMGIGHKIKNTMFCCHSQNVDLKEVFQRIDPKNLSVL